Proteins found in one Toxotes jaculatrix isolate fToxJac2 chromosome 18, fToxJac2.pri, whole genome shotgun sequence genomic segment:
- the LOC121198477 gene encoding uncharacterized protein LOC121198477 produces MGRLDDAAKHKVVELRKAGLSFRKIKAVLELENIKVSAQAIYLFLREVQGRPPGRVRPVEAGSSTATSQVQARAGAIQDSWSNIHLQNLLREGSHHAGFTAAADFAKQTSTNSESGSKQSGYGETSGGSRPEQQHEGDKEENDIQIVSVTSLAQNSQQRCLQSTVTRAETGALSSTPVASGAFTRRRVTPSPATNSMLAARKRLLDKALSHRLKSFNQIASLMRRDHSSVQGSDLRSAVPQPSETYDLTTEKTVMETQPAGGSAPRRFLTQRPGLSVRSPHPPPRVGIRLPTRPPAPLTSSAPGGAVIRLQTPGGQGTTRNERNPSPQQAAQDAGWRGALQDQIQTLGSEVRSLGLAVKMLVEQQCRLEREQSQQTHIQKQILSTLQSLASKLGHCSTSQQQHNRTPSPSALPTASVSTSFSQDSFSFSQGTYTQCSQTQPSYNSLESLENVEAFKLPGLSPTSMNGFPPCSNAENLPLNHTPPQTQSYAAPYAQQTSQTLMPPYTQSYVSTYSQSHSQSFRISESKSSDFPSSCSARSLQDCSVSTQPVMNSNHSTEDQQISIIKVEGP; encoded by the exons ATGGGTCGGCTGGATGATGCGGCCAAACACAAAGTGGTGGAGCTGCGGAAAGCTGGTCTGAGTTTCCGTAAGATCAAAGCTGTGCTAGAGCTGGAGAACATCAAGGTATCTGCCCAGGCCATCTACCTGTTCCTGAGGGAGGTCCAAGGGAGGCCGCCAGGGAGGGTCAGGCCCGTGGAGGCTGGAAGTAGCACAGCAACATCACAAGTGCAAGCTCGAGCCGGGGCAATACAAGACAGCTGGAGTAACATTCATCTCCAAAACCTGCTACGGGAGGGATCTCACCATGCTGGctttacagcagctgcagactttGCCAAACAAACTTCCACTAATTCAGAGTCTGGTTCAAAGCAATCTGGGTATGGGGAGACCAGTGGAGGCAGCAGGCCAGAACAGCAACATGAGggagataaagaagaaaatgacattCAGATTGTTAGCGTCACCTCCCTTGCGCAAAACAGCCAACAAAGATGTCTTCAGTCCACTGTAACAAGGGCAGAGACAGGCGCTTTGTCTTCCACGCCAGTTGCTTCTGGAGCATTCACAAGGAGGAGAGTCACACCTTCTCCAGCAACCAATTCGATGTTGGCAGCTCGAAAGAGGCTTTTGGATAAAGCACTGTCACACAGGCTGAAG TCATTCAATCAGATAGCATCATTGATGAGGAGAGATCACTCAAGTGTCCAGGGTTCGGATTTGAGAAGTGCAGTCCCTCAGCCGTCTGAAACCTATGATCTGACCACTGAAAAG ACTGTTATGGAGACTCAGCCTGCAGGAGGCAGTGCTCCCAGGCGTTTCCTGACACAGAGACCGGGTCTGTCTGTCCGctcccctcaccctcctcctcggGTTGGGATTCGTCTTCCTACTCGGCCACCAGCGCCTTTAACATCTTCAGCTCCTGGGGGTGCGGTCATCCGTCTACAGACCCCTGGAGGCCAGGGTACTACTCGTAATGAAAGGAACCCGAGCCCCCAGCAGGCAGCCCAAGACGCCGGATGGAGAGGTGCCCTGCAGGATCAGATTCAGACCCTGGGTTCTGAGGTTCGCAGCTTGGGTCTGGCAGTGAAGATGCTGGTGGAGCAGCAGTGCCGCCTGGAGAGGGAGCAGTCGCAGCAGACCCACATTCAGAAGCAGATCCTCAGCACCCTACAGAGCCTCGCCTCCAAACTGGGACACTGTAGCACTTctcaacaacagcacaacagaaCTCCATCACCTTCTGCTTTGCCAACAGCTTCTGTATCTACCTCCTTCAGCCAAGACTCATTCAGCTTTAGTCAAGGCACGTACACTCAGTGCAGCCAAACCCAGCCAAGCTACAACTCTTTAGAGAGTTTAGAAAATGTAGAAGCCTTTAAACTGCCAGGACTGAGCCCTACAAGCATGAATGGGTTTCCACCATGTAGCAATGCTGAGAACCTCCCACTTAATCACACTCCCCCTCAAACGCAATCATATGCAGCTCCATACGCACAACAAACCAGTCAAACACTCATGCCACCCTACACGCAATCCTACGTGTCGACATACAGCCAGTCACATTCTCAGAGTTTCAGAATATCAGAGAGCAAATCATCTGATTTCCCAAGCAGCTGTTCCGCAAGGTCTCTCCAGGACTGCAGTGTGTCCACCCAGCCGGTGATGAACTCTAACCACTCCACAGAGGATCAACAAATCAGTATTATCAAAGTGGAAGGACCGTAG
- the LOC121198548 gene encoding RNA-binding protein with serine-rich domain 1-like, with the protein MAPSPTKRKEEEKTKDRGKEKSGTKEGDKERGREKVRKRRSASTGSSSSRSRSSSTSSSSSGSSSGSSSGSSSSGSSRSGSSSSRSSSSSSSSGSPSPSRRRHDNRRRSRSASKTQKRGDDKERRKRSPSPKPTKVHLGRLTRNVTKDHIQEIFSTYGKIKMVEMPMDRLHPHLSRGYAYVEFETPEEAQKALKHMDGGQIDGQEISASAVLTQRVRPPPRRPSPPRRMPPPPPMWRRSPPRMRRRSRSPRRRSPARRRSRSRSPGRRRHRSRSSSNSSR; encoded by the exons AT GGCACCATCACCCACAAAgcggaaggaggaggaaaaaacaaaagacagaggcaaagaaaaaagtggtACAAAGGAAGGGGACaaggagagaggacgggagAAAGTAAGGAAACGCCGCAGTGCTtccactggcagcagcagcagcag ATCCAGATCTAGCTCTACTtcaagcagcagctctggttcCAGCTCGGGGTCCTCAAGTGGATCCAGTTCATCTGGTTCCAGTCGATCTGGTTCCTCTAGCTCTCGTTCCTCGTCCTCTTCCAGCTCCTCGGGCTCCCCGAGCCCTAGCCGCAGACGCCATGACAACCGTCGCCGCTCCCGCTCTGC GTCCAAAACGCAGAAGAGGGGAGATGATAAGGAACGAAGGAAAAGAAGCCCAAGCCCCAAACCAACCAAAGTCCACCTGGGGCGGCTGACCAGGAATGTCACCAAG gaCCACATCCAGGAGATCTTTTCCACTtatgggaaaataaaaatggttgAAATGCCAATGGACAGGCTTCACCCACACCTATCCAGGGGCTATGCTTATGTGGAGTTTGAGACTCCTGAGGAGGCCCAGAAGGCCCTGAAACACATGGACGGAG GTCAGATTGACGGACAGGAAATCTCTGCATCTGCCGTGCTGACTCAGCGAGTCCGTCCTCCACCTCGTAGACCCTCTCCCCCTCGCAGAATGCCCCCACCACCGCCTATGTGGCGTCGCAGCCCACCACGCATGAGGAGAAG GTCCCGCTCTCCGAGGAGACGGTCCCCAGCACGCCGCCGTTCTCGCTCCAGATCTCCTGGTCGCAGGCGTCACCGCTCTCGTTCCAGCTCTAACTCCTCCAGATAG